A stretch of the Pongo pygmaeus isolate AG05252 chromosome 16, NHGRI_mPonPyg2-v2.0_pri, whole genome shotgun sequence genome encodes the following:
- the LOC134738232 gene encoding bifunctional endo-1,4-beta-xylanase XylA-like, which yields MEWIMESNGMECGKEWNGMCNGMQWNMEWNVEWNGMEHGMDLRMERLMERGMGSGMEWNGMELYEMWNGMEWNVEWNVEWNVEWNLEWNVERWNGTWNGMEKDAEWNVEWNVERKVEWNVEWKLEWNAECNGMECGMECGMEGGMERGIECNRTGNVMWKEC from the exons atggaatggatcatggaaagcaatggaatggaatgtggaaaggaatggaatggaatgtgcaatggaatgcagtggaacatggaatggaacgtggaatggaatggaatggagcatggaatggatctcagaatggaacgtctaatggaacgtggaatgggaagtggaatggaatggaatggaatggaattgtatgaaatgtggaatggaatggaatggaacgtggaatggaacgtggaatggaacgtggaatggaatttggaatggaatgtggaaag gtggaatggaacgtggaatggaatggaaaaggacgcggaatggaacgtggaatggaacgtggaaaggaaggtggaatggaacgtggaatggaagttggaatggaacgcggaatgcaatggaatggaatgtggaatggaatgtggaatggaaggtggaatggaacgtggaattgaatgtaatagaacggggaatgtaatgtggaaggaatgctga